From a single Fusobacterium ulcerans ATCC 49185 genomic region:
- a CDS encoding YfcC family protein: MEKGKEKPKKQFKMPHTFVIIFVIIVTAVVLTWIIPGGEYARYANEKGIKVIDPTKFNYIKNTPVNPLMIPMYIVEAFIKNIDLLLVILFSGGAFHMLTKSEALQTVIAKLAKKFSNHIGVFIPILTLVFGLICTTQGVNMFIAFAPVMVMMSLALGLDSICGVAIILLGGAIGFSTGTLNVSTTIISQKIADLPLYSGIGYRSICFIVYFIATNIYLVRYAKKVRKNPEISPMYDLDLKNELKETTNLENFGEMDGRKWTIILCLVVALGAIVYGCILLGWSLKEQSCIFLTLGIVVGIIAGFDANTICKEFLNGCKIMLGAAFIIGLARSIGSIMADGQIIDTVVHSLAKVLNLIPFYLQGVGMLIANTIINVFITSGSGQASVVMPIMIPLADLIGMTRQTTILAFNFGDGFCNYILPTSTALMGIIGAANIPYDRWMKFMWKCFILWLVVGSVMIIIAQIIKLGPM; this comes from the coding sequence ATGGAAAAAGGAAAAGAAAAGCCTAAAAAACAGTTTAAAATGCCACACACTTTTGTTATTATTTTTGTTATTATAGTGACTGCAGTAGTTTTGACTTGGATTATTCCAGGGGGAGAATATGCAAGATATGCTAATGAAAAAGGGATAAAAGTAATAGATCCAACTAAATTTAATTATATAAAAAATACTCCAGTGAATCCATTAATGATTCCTATGTATATAGTAGAAGCCTTTATTAAAAATATAGATCTTCTATTGGTAATACTATTTTCAGGGGGAGCATTTCATATGCTGACTAAAAGTGAAGCTCTTCAAACAGTAATAGCTAAACTGGCAAAGAAATTTTCTAATCATATAGGTGTATTTATTCCTATTCTTACTTTAGTATTTGGACTTATATGTACAACTCAAGGAGTAAATATGTTTATTGCCTTTGCTCCTGTAATGGTAATGATGTCATTGGCATTGGGATTGGATTCTATTTGTGGAGTAGCTATAATTCTATTGGGAGGAGCTATTGGTTTTTCTACAGGAACTCTCAATGTCAGTACAACAATAATTAGTCAAAAAATAGCAGATCTTCCTTTGTATTCAGGAATAGGATATCGTTCTATATGTTTTATAGTATATTTTATAGCAACAAATATATATCTGGTAAGATATGCAAAGAAAGTAAGAAAAAATCCAGAGATTTCTCCTATGTATGATTTAGATCTGAAAAATGAACTTAAAGAAACTACTAATTTAGAAAATTTTGGAGAGATGGATGGACGTAAATGGACTATAATTTTATGTTTGGTAGTAGCATTGGGAGCAATAGTTTATGGATGTATACTACTTGGTTGGAGTTTAAAAGAGCAGTCTTGTATTTTTCTTACTTTAGGAATAGTAGTAGGAATAATAGCTGGGTTTGATGCTAATACAATATGTAAAGAATTTCTAAATGGATGTAAAATAATGTTAGGAGCAGCATTTATAATTGGACTTGCAAGAAGTATAGGTAGTATAATGGCAGATGGACAGATCATTGATACTGTTGTTCATTCCCTTGCTAAAGTGTTGAATCTTATTCCTTTCTATCTGCAGGGAGTAGGAATGTTGATTGCTAATACAATAATAAATGTATTTATAACATCAGGTTCAGGGCAGGCATCAGTAGTTATGCCTATAATGATTCCTTTAGCTGACTTAATTGGAATGACAAGACAGACTACAATTTTAGCATTTAACTTTGGAGATGGTTTCTGTAACTATATTCTTCCTACATCAACTGCATTAATGGGAATAATAGGAGCAGCTAATATCCCTTATGACCGTTGGATGAAATTTATGTGGAAATGTTTTATCCTATGGTTAGTGGTAGGATCAGTTATGATTATAATAGCACAAATTATAAAATTAGGACCAATGTAA
- a CDS encoding M20 family metallopeptidase gives MKEKLFKEIEIEKKKLIEMSDFIFDNPECDGNEVKAAEVLTNYLEENGFQVERGIAGLPTAFRAVYNKGNGGARIGILCEYDALQGLGHGCGHHMQGPSCVGAAAALKNIIKDKDFSIVVYGTPGEETFGGKLNMLKAGYFKDIDVALMMHGAPDTCTDIKCLAQSSFVVTYHGKRAHAALMPESGRSAFDALLLSFQGIEFMREHVKDDVRMHYTVKELPGPENVVPAKAVGKFSLRSFSREYLDTVVERFKDVIRGAAIMSGVEYELTEGKSLDNKIPVLSLNDLFIKNAELIGIPGITKPREKTGSTDFGNVMHEIPGSCIRVKFVPTGTSSHSQEYINAGKSEEAHNCVIYGAKAIAGTAYDIINDEKILQKIKEEYITNRKIYK, from the coding sequence ATGAAAGAAAAGTTATTTAAGGAAATAGAAATAGAGAAAAAGAAGTTAATAGAGATGTCAGATTTTATCTTTGATAATCCAGAGTGTGATGGAAACGAGGTAAAAGCAGCAGAGGTATTGACAAACTATTTAGAAGAAAATGGTTTTCAGGTGGAAAGAGGAATAGCAGGCTTACCAACAGCTTTCAGAGCTGTGTATAATAAAGGAAATGGTGGAGCAAGAATAGGAATACTTTGTGAGTATGATGCATTGCAGGGACTGGGGCATGGTTGTGGACATCATATGCAGGGACCTTCTTGTGTAGGAGCAGCAGCAGCATTAAAAAATATAATTAAAGATAAAGATTTTTCAATAGTGGTCTATGGAACTCCTGGAGAAGAAACTTTTGGTGGGAAATTAAATATGCTCAAAGCAGGATATTTCAAAGATATAGATGTAGCATTGATGATGCATGGAGCTCCAGATACTTGCACAGATATAAAATGTTTGGCTCAATCATCTTTTGTTGTGACTTATCATGGAAAGAGAGCTCATGCTGCCTTGATGCCTGAAAGTGGAAGAAGTGCTTTTGATGCTCTGCTTCTATCTTTTCAAGGAATAGAATTTATGAGAGAACATGTAAAAGATGATGTACGTATGCACTATACTGTCAAAGAATTACCTGGACCAGAGAATGTAGTTCCAGCAAAAGCAGTAGGTAAGTTCTCACTTCGTTCTTTTTCGAGAGAATATCTTGATACTGTAGTAGAACGTTTTAAAGATGTAATCAGAGGTGCAGCTATTATGAGTGGAGTAGAATATGAGCTGACAGAAGGGAAATCTCTTGATAATAAGATACCTGTGCTGTCATTAAATGATCTTTTCATTAAAAATGCTGAGCTTATAGGAATTCCTGGAATTACAAAACCTAGAGAAAAAACTGGCTCAACTGATTTTGGTAATGTTATGCATGAAATACCAGGAAGCTGTATCAGAGTAAAATTTGTTCCTACAGGAACATCTTCACATTCTCAGGAATATATAAATGCAGGAAAATCAGAAGAGGCTCATAATTGTGTAATATATGGAGCAAAAGCTATTGCTGGAACAGCTTATGACATAATTAATGATGAAAAAATACTGCAGAAAATAAAAGAAGAGTATATAACTAATAGAAAGATATATAAATAA
- a CDS encoding short-chain fatty acid transporter: MIKKLTNFCTNMVQAFLPDPFIFALILSAIVFLLGVLTNGETPYQMVLHWGNGFWGFLGFSMQMVLVIIFGNCLATAPIFHKLVKKLALIPKTPKQAVAFVTFSAAIATLIQWGFGLVIGAILAKEVAKTVKKVDYPLLIASAYSTFMLSVLTSSITLKAASNVDELTKITGGTVTQLISLGTTSYHITTLIALLIMLITLPLLNAAMHPSEEHTKTIDANLLKEETVVMERPEKPTVAQRLEYSKIIPVLIFISGITFVINHFFILGKSLNIDIMNFILLIFGILLHKTPINYIQAVGNAARNSAGIILQFPFYAGIMGMMTGLNSTGVSIAGLISEKMVALSSPHTFPLLSFGSAAIVNMFVPSAGGQWAVQAPVLFPAGHALGVSPALTTMSLCWGDTWTNMIQPFWALPALGIAKLGVRDIMGYCVMVFLWTGIIILASILMWTYIF; the protein is encoded by the coding sequence ATGATTAAAAAATTAACAAATTTCTGTACAAACATGGTACAGGCATTTTTACCTGATCCTTTTATTTTTGCATTAATATTATCAGCAATAGTATTTTTATTAGGAGTACTGACAAATGGAGAAACACCATATCAAATGGTATTGCATTGGGGAAATGGATTCTGGGGGTTTTTAGGATTTTCAATGCAGATGGTACTTGTAATAATATTTGGAAATTGTCTGGCAACTGCTCCAATTTTTCATAAACTGGTAAAAAAACTTGCTTTAATTCCAAAGACTCCAAAGCAGGCAGTCGCATTTGTTACTTTTTCAGCAGCTATAGCTACTCTGATTCAATGGGGGTTTGGATTAGTAATTGGAGCTATTCTTGCAAAAGAAGTTGCAAAAACAGTAAAAAAAGTGGATTATCCTCTTTTAATAGCATCTGCATATTCAACATTTATGCTATCTGTTTTAACTAGTTCAATCACATTGAAAGCAGCAAGTAATGTAGATGAGCTTACAAAAATAACTGGGGGAACAGTTACTCAACTTATTTCTCTGGGAACTACAAGTTATCACATCACTACTTTAATAGCCCTTTTAATAATGCTTATTACTCTTCCTTTGTTAAATGCAGCTATGCATCCTAGTGAAGAACATACAAAAACTATTGATGCAAATTTATTAAAAGAAGAAACTGTAGTAATGGAAAGACCTGAAAAACCTACTGTGGCTCAACGTCTCGAATACAGTAAAATCATACCAGTATTGATATTTATCTCAGGAATCACTTTTGTAATAAATCACTTTTTCATCCTTGGTAAAAGTCTTAATATTGATATAATGAATTTCATTCTTCTTATATTTGGAATTTTACTACATAAAACACCTATCAACTATATACAGGCTGTTGGAAATGCTGCAAGAAATTCAGCAGGAATTATATTACAGTTTCCGTTCTATGCTGGAATTATGGGAATGATGACAGGATTAAATTCCACTGGAGTATCAATAGCAGGATTGATATCTGAAAAAATGGTAGCTCTTTCTTCACCTCATACATTTCCTCTGTTATCTTTTGGAAGTGCAGCTATAGTAAATATGTTTGTTCCATCTGCTGGAGGACAATGGGCTGTACAGGCACCAGTATTATTTCCAGCAGGACATGCATTGGGAGTAAGTCCAGCATTGACTACTATGTCTTTGTGCTGGGGAGATACATGGACAAATATGATACAGCCATTCTGGGCATTACCTGCTTTGGGAATAGCTAAACTTGGTGTCAGAGATATTATGGGATACTGTGTAATGGTATTCTTATGGACAGGAATTATTATTCTGGCATCAATACTTATGTGGACATATATATTTTAA
- a CDS encoding ABC transporter ATP-binding protein, with protein MKDKIIFKNISKSYGDKKILKDINLKIKEGEFVTILGPSGCGKTTLLKLVNRLLSFDEGSILIDGKDILKSNPVDLRRNIGYAIQGSILFPHMTVEQNISYVPSLLNGNDKKRTKMAVHKWLKIVGLDEELLEHYPDEISGGQQQRVGIARALAASPDILLMDEPFSAVDEITRKNLQDEIIRIQSETGLTILFVTHDVEEALRLGTKVLILNNGLIEQFDIPENILKNPASDFIKKLIKYQK; from the coding sequence ATGAAAGATAAAATTATATTTAAAAATATTTCTAAAAGTTATGGGGATAAAAAGATTCTCAAAGATATAAATTTGAAAATAAAAGAAGGAGAATTTGTTACAATTCTAGGACCTTCAGGATGTGGAAAAACTACTCTCTTAAAATTAGTAAATAGACTTCTTAGTTTTGATGAGGGAAGTATATTGATTGATGGAAAGGATATTTTGAAAAGCAATCCAGTAGATTTACGGCGTAATATAGGGTATGCTATTCAGGGAAGTATACTTTTCCCTCATATGACTGTGGAGCAGAATATCTCATATGTTCCTTCTCTCCTTAATGGAAATGATAAAAAAAGAACAAAGATGGCAGTTCATAAATGGCTGAAAATTGTGGGATTAGATGAAGAACTTTTAGAACATTATCCAGATGAGATTTCAGGAGGGCAGCAGCAAAGAGTAGGGATTGCAAGAGCTTTAGCAGCCTCACCAGATATTCTTCTCATGGATGAACCTTTCAGTGCAGTAGATGAAATTACTCGTAAAAATTTACAAGATGAGATAATCAGAATACAAAGTGAAACAGGGCTTACTATACTATTTGTGACACATGATGTAGAAGAGGCTTTGAGATTGGGGACGAAAGTGCTGATTTTAAATAATGGCTTAATAGAACAGTTTGATATTCCAGAAAATATATTGAAAAACCCTGCAAGTGATTTTATAAAGAAGTTAATAAAATATCAGAAATAA
- a CDS encoding 3-hydroxyacyl-CoA dehydrogenase family protein encodes MIKNISVIGAGTMGHGIANAFARYGYKISMYDRNKKNHENVMDEIKSELEFMAEEKYIDKELINSTLSNIKIFSNLEETVKDSDYVIETISEDVKSKQELFNQLDKICPIDTILSSNTSSLSLSEITKDISSERKKRVMICHWYNPAHLMPIIELSYFGNMSEDIFSDVYALYISIEKQPIKVRKDIPGMIANRLLHALAREVFYLVETEAASSEDIEKALKYGPGFRSATTGILESADLGGLDIWCTVEDNLFKELNNSDRVCDLMKQKVKEGCLGLKTEEGFFKYPKDEKEKIRKDFFRRLIIQLKASKNY; translated from the coding sequence ATGATTAAAAATATAAGTGTAATTGGTGCTGGAACAATGGGACATGGGATAGCAAATGCATTTGCTAGGTATGGCTATAAAATAAGTATGTATGACAGAAATAAAAAAAATCATGAAAATGTGATGGATGAAATAAAATCTGAATTAGAATTTATGGCAGAAGAAAAATATATAGATAAAGAATTAATAAATTCAACCTTATCTAATATAAAGATTTTTTCCAATTTAGAAGAAACAGTTAAAGATTCTGACTATGTAATAGAAACCATCTCTGAAGATGTAAAATCAAAACAAGAACTATTTAATCAATTAGATAAAATCTGTCCTATAGATACAATATTATCCAGTAATACATCAAGCTTATCATTATCAGAAATTACAAAAGATATTTCCAGTGAAAGAAAAAAACGTGTAATGATATGTCATTGGTATAATCCAGCTCACCTTATGCCTATAATAGAACTTTCATATTTTGGAAATATGTCTGAGGATATATTTTCAGATGTCTATGCTCTCTATATAAGTATTGAAAAGCAACCAATAAAAGTAAGAAAAGATATTCCAGGAATGATAGCTAATAGATTGCTTCATGCACTGGCAAGAGAGGTTTTTTATCTTGTTGAAACAGAAGCTGCTTCATCAGAAGATATTGAAAAAGCATTAAAATATGGTCCAGGATTTAGAAGTGCTACAACTGGAATATTAGAATCAGCCGATTTAGGAGGATTGGATATATGGTGTACAGTGGAGGATAATCTTTTTAAAGAATTGAACAACTCTGACAGAGTCTGTGATTTAATGAAGCAAAAAGTTAAAGAAGGTTGTTTAGGTTTAAAAACTGAAGAAGGATTTTTTAAATATCCTAAGGATGAAAAAGAAAAAATAAGGAAAGATTTTTTTAGACGACTAATAATTCAGCTTAAAGCAAGTAAGAATTATTAA
- a CDS encoding sigma-54 interaction domain-containing protein yields MIDNNTLLREGLEAFSNFIIINADGEVVYLNKVYARLLGIDQKDAIGKRVDKIIPNTRLLNVINTGIPEIGAVMNLFDHEHNKNITLICNRYPIMYEDKIIGAVAMTTLNNMSEVKALEKEITKIKEENRKIKKQLEHYQQTSNPLSRVIGISSEIKKSKDLIEEYAKSNFPILITGETGVGKEVFADAIQYLSNRSLNNYIKINCASIPKDLLEAELFGYEEGAFSGARKGGKIGKFELANNGTILLDEIGEMPLSLQAKLLRVLQEKEIERVGGLETIKLNIRIICCTNSDLEYLVKEKKFREDLYYRINVVELDIPPLREHIKDIPILCKYFINKFNEEEYFEIKEISPQVLEIFKKYDWPGNVRELKHVIERAAFLCKGDSIELKDCQFFLNKINTSKNSVKNKSSLKNIKNDSEKNAIIEALKKSKNNKTKAAALLNINRSLLYFKMKKYDIEQ; encoded by the coding sequence ATGATAGATAATAACACTTTATTGAGAGAAGGATTAGAAGCTTTTTCTAATTTTATAATAATAAATGCTGATGGAGAAGTAGTTTATCTAAACAAGGTCTATGCCCGACTGCTGGGAATTGACCAAAAAGACGCTATTGGAAAGAGAGTGGATAAAATCATCCCCAATACAAGACTGCTTAATGTTATAAATACTGGTATTCCTGAAATAGGGGCAGTAATGAATCTCTTTGATCATGAACATAATAAAAATATAACACTAATTTGCAACAGATATCCTATTATGTATGAAGATAAAATTATAGGAGCAGTGGCTATGACTACTCTAAACAATATGTCAGAAGTGAAAGCTCTAGAAAAGGAAATAACAAAAATTAAAGAAGAAAACAGAAAAATTAAAAAACAGCTGGAACATTATCAGCAAACTTCAAATCCTTTGTCGCGAGTAATTGGAATATCTTCTGAAATAAAGAAATCAAAAGATCTAATAGAAGAGTATGCAAAATCTAATTTCCCTATACTTATAACTGGAGAAACAGGGGTAGGAAAAGAAGTTTTTGCTGATGCAATTCAATATTTAAGTAATCGAAGCTTGAACAACTATATAAAAATAAACTGTGCTTCTATTCCAAAGGACTTGCTGGAAGCTGAATTATTTGGTTATGAAGAAGGAGCTTTTTCAGGAGCTAGGAAAGGTGGAAAAATTGGAAAATTTGAATTAGCAAATAATGGAACTATTCTATTAGATGAAATAGGAGAGATGCCACTTTCATTACAAGCAAAATTACTTCGTGTCCTTCAGGAAAAAGAGATAGAGAGAGTTGGAGGGCTGGAAACAATAAAGTTAAATATAAGGATCATCTGCTGTACAAATTCTGATTTGGAATATCTGGTAAAAGAAAAAAAATTCAGAGAGGATTTATATTATCGAATAAATGTAGTGGAACTCGATATTCCACCTTTGAGAGAGCATATAAAAGATATCCCCATTCTATGCAAATATTTTATAAATAAATTTAATGAAGAAGAGTATTTTGAAATTAAAGAAATCTCTCCTCAAGTATTAGAGATATTTAAAAAATATGACTGGCCAGGAAATGTAAGGGAATTAAAACATGTTATAGAAAGAGCAGCTTTTTTATGTAAAGGTGACAGTATTGAATTAAAAGACTGTCAATTTTTTCTGAATAAGATAAACACTTCTAAAAACTCTGTAAAAAACAAGAGTTCTCTAAAAAATATAAAGAATGACAGTGAAAAAAATGCAATAATTGAAGCTTTAAAAAAATCTAAAAATAATAAAACAAAAGCTGCTGCATTACTGAATATAAATAGAAGTCTGCTCTATTTTAAAATGAAAAAATATGATATTGAGCAATGA
- a CDS encoding 3-keto-5-aminohexanoate cleavage protein, which translates to MKKTIITAAITGAVHIPSMSEYLPVTPQEIIDEAVAAHEAGAAVVHIHARKEENGEPTGDPEIMKNIVDEIRKKCNVVIGITTGGAIGMSSEERLAAVPSCKAELASCNAGSVNFCFSPIADKIKEPKYGWEIPFVKNTYNLPFINTFQGIEDYIKVMKENGTKPEFEVYEVGMINNIAYFMKKGLLKGPVYIQFVLGIMGGLPATVDNLLFLYNTAKKQLGDNFVWSCAAAGKDQFDIVTAAVILGGNARVGMEDNLYIEKGRLANSNVDGVKKIKEIIELLGKETATSDEAREILLAE; encoded by the coding sequence ATGAAGAAGACAATTATCACAGCAGCAATAACTGGAGCAGTACATATTCCAAGTATGTCTGAATATCTTCCTGTTACTCCACAGGAGATAATAGATGAAGCTGTGGCTGCTCATGAAGCAGGGGCAGCAGTAGTCCATATACATGCAAGAAAAGAGGAGAATGGTGAACCCACAGGAGATCCTGAAATAATGAAGAATATTGTAGATGAAATAAGAAAAAAATGCAATGTTGTAATAGGAATAACTACTGGAGGAGCTATTGGAATGTCTTCTGAAGAAAGACTTGCAGCTGTTCCTTCCTGTAAAGCAGAACTTGCTTCATGTAATGCTGGTTCTGTAAATTTCTGTTTTTCTCCTATTGCAGACAAAATAAAAGAACCAAAATATGGCTGGGAAATTCCATTTGTTAAAAATACATATAATCTTCCTTTTATAAATACTTTTCAAGGAATAGAAGATTATATAAAAGTTATGAAAGAAAATGGTACAAAGCCTGAATTTGAAGTATATGAAGTAGGAATGATAAATAATATCGCATATTTTATGAAAAAAGGCTTATTAAAAGGTCCTGTATATATTCAATTTGTTTTGGGAATTATGGGGGGACTTCCTGCTACAGTGGATAATCTTCTATTTTTATACAATACAGCAAAAAAACAACTAGGAGATAATTTTGTATGGTCATGTGCTGCAGCTGGAAAAGATCAATTTGATATAGTAACAGCAGCTGTTATTCTTGGGGGAAATGCAAGAGTTGGAATGGAAGATAATCTATACATAGAAAAAGGAAGACTAGCAAATTCAAATGTAGATGGAGTAAAAAAAATAAAGGAAATCATAGAATTATTAGGAAAGGAAACAGCTACATCAGATGAAGCAAGAGAAATTCTTCTTGCTGAATAA
- a CDS encoding glycine betaine ABC transporter substrate-binding protein — protein sequence MIIQIFKILLERKNFFLDLLWQHIYISFTAVIIAAVIGLGIGIFIERFRYISKIILSVVNFLYTIPSIALLGFLIPFSGIGNKTAITALIIYAMLPMVRNTYIGLANVSPAILEASKGMGSTTWQILFRIKFPLAFPVIFSGFRSMVTMTIALAGIASFIGAGGLGVAIYRGITTNNPIMTMTGSLLIAFLAIFFDAILNFGEKLLSIRKKSKYIYTAIMGVIGTAILIKFVVSAFFTPVSNVIHIATKPMTEQYILGEMLKELIEHDTDLTVKLTSGVGGGTTNIQLGMEAGKFDLYPEYTGTGWNQVLKEKGIYTEKLFEEMNKKYQKDFNMIWHGMYGFNNTYGLAVNKKTADKYRLKTYSDLAKVSDKLIFGAEYDFFEREDGYDALSKAYHMRFSSTMDMDIGLKYQAIKDEKIDAMNIFTTDGQLADADIVVLEDDLSFYPSYKAGNVVRIEVFETHPELKDILLKLENSITDKDMAEMNYQVESMKMEPSNVAHKFLIEKGYVKE from the coding sequence ATGATTATACAAATTTTTAAAATATTATTAGAACGAAAAAATTTCTTTTTAGATTTACTCTGGCAGCATATTTATATCTCATTTACAGCTGTAATAATTGCTGCTGTAATAGGTCTTGGGATCGGTATTTTTATTGAAAGATTTCGTTATATTTCAAAGATTATTTTATCTGTTGTAAATTTTTTATATACTATTCCATCTATTGCTCTGTTGGGATTCCTTATACCCTTTTCAGGTATAGGAAACAAGACAGCAATTACTGCACTTATTATATATGCAATGCTTCCAATGGTACGAAATACCTATATTGGACTTGCAAATGTTTCTCCAGCTATATTAGAAGCTTCAAAGGGAATGGGAAGCACAACATGGCAGATTCTTTTTAGAATAAAGTTTCCCTTAGCATTTCCAGTTATTTTTTCAGGATTCAGAAGTATGGTTACTATGACAATTGCACTGGCAGGGATAGCTTCTTTCATAGGAGCAGGAGGATTGGGAGTAGCAATTTATCGTGGAATTACAACAAATAATCCAATTATGACTATGACAGGAAGTCTGCTTATTGCTTTTCTGGCAATTTTCTTTGATGCAATTCTTAATTTTGGAGAAAAATTATTGTCAATAAGGAAAAAGAGCAAGTATATCTATACTGCTATTATGGGAGTTATAGGTACTGCAATATTGATTAAATTTGTCGTTTCTGCATTTTTTACACCTGTTTCAAATGTAATTCATATAGCTACAAAGCCTATGACAGAGCAATATATTTTGGGAGAGATGTTAAAGGAATTAATAGAACATGATACAGATTTAACTGTAAAGCTCACATCTGGAGTTGGAGGAGGAACTACTAATATTCAGCTGGGAATGGAAGCTGGAAAATTTGATTTATATCCAGAGTATACAGGAACAGGATGGAATCAGGTATTAAAAGAAAAAGGAATCTATACAGAAAAGCTTTTTGAAGAGATGAATAAGAAGTATCAGAAAGATTTTAATATGATATGGCATGGAATGTATGGATTTAATAATACTTATGGTTTGGCAGTGAATAAAAAAACAGCAGATAAATATAGATTAAAGACTTATTCAGATTTAGCAAAAGTATCTGACAAACTAATTTTTGGAGCAGAGTATGATTTCTTTGAACGTGAAGATGGATATGATGCTTTATCAAAAGCTTATCACATGAGATTTTCATCTACAATGGATATGGATATTGGATTGAAATATCAGGCTATAAAAGATGAAAAAATTGATGCGATGAATATATTTACAACAGATGGACAGCTGGCAGATGCTGATATTGTTGTACTTGAAGATGACCTTTCTTTCTATCCTTCATATAAGGCTGGAAATGTTGTGAGAATAGAGGTATTTGAAACTCATCCAGAATTAAAAGATATTCTCTTAAAGCTTGAAAATAGTATAACTGACAAAGATATGGCAGAGATGAATTATCAGGTTGAAAGTATGAAGATGGAACCTAGTAATGTGGCACATAAATTTTTGATTGAAAAAGGATATGTGAAGGAGTAA
- a CDS encoding LysR family transcriptional regulator produces MDLREQEYVTVLAKHGNITKAAEELYVSQPTLSIFLKRLEERMGIKLFQYIGKKMVLTQAGELYVKRAKELLIIQNQFLGELSDLVAGYTGRIRIGTHIRRTSFFIPELLVKFEKSYPNIEIVCSETSSEEMEKMLLEGELDIIFTNKLMSLDKLNVISIYKDKLLLAISPNNPACKYAVKIKDHEYPWLDLNHVKNNRFIIQDIEQATRTFTNKALAHAKVNPEKIFVIRNMEAASQLAAEEYGVAFTMASYAKYFSYYKPVNFYEVGAPDFFVNICVAYRKDFYLPTYIQDFISLIRKTFV; encoded by the coding sequence ATGGACTTAAGAGAACAAGAATATGTTACAGTTTTGGCTAAACATGGAAATATTACAAAAGCAGCTGAAGAATTATATGTTTCCCAGCCTACTCTTAGTATTTTTCTAAAACGTCTGGAAGAGAGAATGGGAATAAAGCTATTTCAATATATTGGAAAAAAAATGGTTCTTACCCAAGCAGGAGAATTATATGTAAAAAGAGCAAAAGAACTTCTCATAATCCAAAATCAATTTTTAGGAGAACTTTCAGATTTAGTTGCTGGATATACTGGTAGAATAAGAATTGGAACTCATATTCGTCGTACCAGCTTTTTCATTCCAGAATTACTTGTAAAATTTGAAAAAAGCTATCCAAATATAGAGATTGTTTGTTCTGAAACAAGTAGTGAAGAAATGGAAAAAATGTTATTAGAAGGTGAATTAGATATTATCTTTACAAATAAGTTAATGTCCCTTGATAAGCTAAATGTTATTTCTATCTATAAGGATAAACTTCTTCTTGCTATTTCTCCCAATAACCCTGCCTGCAAGTATGCTGTTAAAATTAAAGATCATGAATACCCATGGTTAGATTTAAATCATGTAAAAAATAATAGATTTATAATTCAAGATATTGAACAAGCTACAAGAACTTTTACTAATAAAGCTTTGGCACATGCTAAAGTCAATCCTGAAAAGATTTTTGTTATCAGAAATATGGAAGCTGCTTCTCAACTTGCTGCTGAAGAATATGGTGTTGCCTTTACTATGGCAAGTTATGCAAAATATTTTTCTTACTACAAACCAGTGAATTTCTATGAAGTGGGGGCTCCTGATTTTTTTGTAAATATTTGTGTTGCCTATAGAAAAGATTTTTATCTTCCTACATATATTCAAGATTTTATTTCCTTGATTAGAAAAACCTTTGTATAA